The following coding sequences are from one Oncorhynchus clarkii lewisi isolate Uvic-CL-2024 chromosome 20, UVic_Ocla_1.0, whole genome shotgun sequence window:
- the LOC139376919 gene encoding muscular LMNA-interacting protein isoform X4 yields MISKQFHNLGVPKQKATEHTMSDRGLFKAEVIYISDCEKRGAGDMVQQETYTRLISPPDHTTTPQTPPPINTQPENTVHHFVSGPATMETAVNKHQGISQQQWHNTPVGAEVSLDLFLNRESDSDERLSPTNSTDLFPASSKSQSQESILSESWDKDRSWSALQMSPETSCAVSPCSSVRSGMFTPSVVRVKRHSLEPGSSLVHMPPTCLSPTYCASPSSSPCPLSPRSRHRPPPTRLSLLTAILRKGRLPVLSPTLTLQRPYSPCWPIHHGTSCNACSAASSVASIPLEVFSSRAQSSASIHSPAQSYHHRDGCVLDSLRSVNAPLSIESKELSTSWRMVGPHSPPLRHSEKLKSNNGIISERVTSPSYRSLVASPVPPLSQAFPQHLPKPVDHTNVPSPPLYSSHSRFRRLFPEPLDNSVNSRPNSLSPEPKPVKNQGASVPQDSNQPLYSSHSRLKCLSPNPAYNQGTSACQPLYSSFSKLSSSPPGIVNSSSNSTLDSLSPGPVNTSSNSTLDTLSAEPKPVSKNLVQALNSHLQSKLTFLSSAPANNQETFKALDTSTPEVSSMGTSNNRGISMGTLNTRGTARPQVWSPLPYSCLSRSPKPLSLSCCAPEGHLSASSHSPSGIVSSAQRYTDTISPTPLQNGLKTPPHSMLQLGVSPAHRAFHLTPTLYTSPGCPSPKLPTPPSTPDRFTLSPSPAPPTRDLTPSPSLSLRSTPSPCLWREMSDSIDTKRKPHKIKLSYKALAAIPTNIVLLDQQAIDDQVHKEGDSQDPVDRCKKEDTHAEMCSPAQLRKQSEDLYAAIDEVLEDPIPMRQASPALAYSRESMDKCAPKRYTSLPRSLGRETKYATFNLQRSVERKLADNYKTKPGVIRPANIIPRLPEENDDEAFHPNPFKQYLDELTVNDQNKSTHPFVTIHENEALMSKKLDNTLLGKMGADGSISSGNLALNTEKNSENNSTTEEEDNISISSLLITESEEPKANPAKDGSWQSGATSFNLTKVKMEAFETHI; encoded by the exons AATTTAGGAGTCCCCAAGCAGAAGGCGACTGAACACACCATGTCGGACAGAGGGCTTTTCAAGGCGGAGGTGATCTATATCAGTGACTGTGAAAAACGTGGAGCAGGGGACATGGTCCAACAGGAGACATATACTCGG TTGATATCGCCTCCTGATCACACAACAACACCCCAGACCCCTCCCCCTATAAATACCCAGCCAGAAAATACAGTCCACCATTTTGTATCCGGGCCCGCTACTATGGAAACAGCTGTTAACAAACACCAGGGCATTTCTCAGCAGCAGTGGCACAACACCCCTGTGGGTGCTGAGGTCAGCTTGGATCTCTTTTTAAATAGAGAGTCTGACTCAGACGAGAGACTAAGCCCCACTAACTCCACAGACCTGTTTCCTGCTTCTTCCAAGAGCCAGAGTCAGGAGTCCATCCTCTCTGAGAGTTGGGACAAAGACAGGAGCTGGTCAGCACTGCAAATGTCCCCTGAGACGTCTTGCGCGGTGTCCCCGTGCTCCTCAGTGAGATCTGGCATGTTCACCCCCTCTGTTGTGCGAGTCAAGAGGCACTCCCTAGAACCTGGCTCCAGTTTAGTCCACATGCCGCCAACCTGCCTCTCACCAACTTATTGTGCAAGTCCCTCCTCgtccccctgtcccctgtccccccgCTCCCGCCACAGGCCCCCTCCCACGCGACTCTCCCTGCTAACAGCTATCCTCCGAAAGGGCCGCCTGCCAGTCCTGTCCCCTACTCTGACTCTACAGAGACCCTACTCCCCCTGCTGGCCCATTCACCATGGGACTTCCTGTAACGCCTGCTCTGCAGCCTCCAGTGTGGCCTCTATTCCTCTGGAGGTGTTCTCATCCAGGGCCCAGTCCTCAGCCTCCATACACAGCCCAGCTCAGAGTTACCATCACAGGGATGGATGTGTGTTAGATTCCCTTAGATCTGTCAATGCACCCCTGTCCATAGAGTCTAAGGAGCTTTCCACCTCATGGAGAATGGTTGGCCCTCACAGCCCACCATTAAGACACTCAGAAAAACTGAAATCAAACAATGGAATTATCTCTGAGAGGGTCACCTCCCCCTCTTATCGAAGCCTTGTGGCGTCACCAGTCCCACCGTTGTCTCAAGCGTTCCCTCAGCACCTCCCCAAACCAGTAGACCACACCAACGTTCCAAGTCCACCTCTGTACTCATCACACTCACGATTCAGACGTCTGTTTCCTGAGCCACTCGACAACTCAGTTAACTCAAGACCTAACTCACTGTCGCCTGAGCCGAAACCAGTTAAGAACCAGGGGGCTTCTGTGCCCCAAGATTCAAATCAACCCCTGTATTCGTCACACTCAAGACTTAAATGTCTGTCTCCTAATCCAGCTTACAACCAGGGGACCTCTGCATGTCAACCTCTTTACTCATCCTTCTCAAAGCTCAGCTCATCGCCTCCCGGAATAGTAAACTCCTCATCAAACTCAACACTCGACTCACTGTCTCCCGGACCAGTAAACACCTCTTCAAACTCAACACTTGACACACTGTCTGCTGAACCTAAACCAGTTAGCAAGAACCTTGTACAAGCTCTGAATTCTCACCTACAATCAAAGCTCACCTTTCTGTCTTCTGCACCTGCTAATAACCAGGAGACCTTTAAGGCCCTTGATACGTCTACACCTGAAGTTTCCTCCATGGGAACCTCTAACAATCGGGGGATTTCTATGGGGACCCTTAACACACGGGGGACCGCAAGGCCCCAAGTTTGGAGTCCACTGCCCTACTCATGTCTTTCCAGGTCtcctaaacctctctctctctcctgctgtgccCCAGAGGGCCATCTTTCTGCCTCATCCCACTCACCCAGTGGCATAGTTTCCTCTGCACAGAGGTACACAGATACAATATCACCAACCCCATTACAGAACGGCCTGAAAACACCTCCACACTCGATGCTGCAACTCGGTGTCTCCCCAGCTCACAGAGCTTTCCACCTCACTCCCACCCTCTACACATCCCCAGGATGTCCATCACCTAAGCTCCCCACTCCCCCCTCTACACCCGACCGTTtcaccctctccccttctcctgcGCCCCCGACCCGCGACCttactccgtctccctctctctccctgcgctCTACGCCCTCTCCATGCCTATGGAGGGAGATGTCAGACTCCATTGATACAAAAAGAAAG CCACACAAGATCAAGTTAAGCTATAAAGCCCTCGCTGCAATTCCCACAAACATCGTTCTGTTGGACCAGCAG GCAATTGATGATCAAGTGCACAAAGAAGGAGATTCACAGGACCCAGTGGACAGATGTAAGAAAGAGGACACACATGCAGAG ATGTGTTCCCCTGCACAGTTGCGAAAGCAGTCAGAAGATCTGTACGCTGCCATAGACGAAGTGTTAGAGGACCCCATTCCAATG CGCCAAGCATCTCCTGCTCTCGCATACTCCAGGGAATCAATGGACAAATGTGCACCAAAG CGATACACCTCATTGCCAAGGTCATTGGGACGTGAAACGAAATAT GCAACCTTCAACCTACAACGGTCTGTTGAGAGAAAACTGGCAGACAACTATAAG ACCAAGCCTGGCGTAATTCGACCTGCCAATATTATCCCAAGATTGCCAGAGGAAAATGATGATGAAGCGTTTCATCCAAACCCCTTCAAACAATATCTGGACGAGTTGACTGTCAATGACCAGAACAAG TCTACTCACCCGTTTGTGACAATCCATGAGAATGAGGCGCTGATGTCCAAAAAG CTTGATAACACACTTTTGGGAAAGATGGGGGCAGATGGCAGCATAAGCTCTGGCAACCTGGCCTTGAACACAGAGAAGAACAGTGAGAATAACTCAACAACAGAAGAGGAAGACAACATCTCAATCTCCTCACTGCTGATTACTGAATCCGAGGAGCCGAAAGCTAACCCTGCAAAAGATGGATCCTGGCAAAGTGGTGCGACCTCTTTCAACCTTACCAAGGTAAAGATGGAAGCCTTTGAGACGCACATTTAA
- the LOC139376919 gene encoding muscular LMNA-interacting protein isoform X3 has product MDPCNPESISPLPGHKQCLDVEKSDSSNESQGKNLGVPKQKATEHTMSDRGLFKAEVIYISDCEKRGAGDMVQQETYTRLISPPDHTTTPQTPPPINTQPENTVHHFVSGPATMETAVNKHQGISQQQWHNTPVGAEVSLDLFLNRESDSDERLSPTNSTDLFPASSKSQSQESILSESWDKDRSWSALQMSPETSCAVSPCSSVRSGMFTPSVVRVKRHSLEPGSSLVHMPPTCLSPTYCASPSSSPCPLSPRSRHRPPPTRLSLLTAILRKGRLPVLSPTLTLQRPYSPCWPIHHGTSCNACSAASSVASIPLEVFSSRAQSSASIHSPAQSYHHRDGCVLDSLRSVNAPLSIESKELSTSWRMVGPHSPPLRHSEKLKSNNGIISERVTSPSYRSLVASPVPPLSQAFPQHLPKPVDHTNVPSPPLYSSHSRFRRLFPEPLDNSVNSRPNSLSPEPKPVKNQGASVPQDSNQPLYSSHSRLKCLSPNPAYNQGTSACQPLYSSFSKLSSSPPGIVNSSSNSTLDSLSPGPVNTSSNSTLDTLSAEPKPVSKNLVQALNSHLQSKLTFLSSAPANNQETFKALDTSTPEVSSMGTSNNRGISMGTLNTRGTARPQVWSPLPYSCLSRSPKPLSLSCCAPEGHLSASSHSPSGIVSSAQRYTDTISPTPLQNGLKTPPHSMLQLGVSPAHRAFHLTPTLYTSPGCPSPKLPTPPSTPDRFTLSPSPAPPTRDLTPSPSLSLRSTPSPCLWREMSDSIDTKRKPHKIKLSYKALAAIPTNIVLLDQQAIDDQVHKEGDSQDPVDRCKKEDTHAEMCSPAQLRKQSEDLYAAIDEVLEDPIPMRQASPALAYSRESMDKCAPKRYTSLPRSLGRETKYATFNLQRSVERKLADNYKTKPGVIRPANIIPRLPEENDDEAFHPNPFKQYLDELTVNDQNKSTHPFVTIHENEALMSKKLDNTLLGKMGADGSISSGNLALNTEKNSENNSTTEEEDNISISSLLITESEEPKANPAKDGSWQSGATSFNLTKVKMEAFETHI; this is encoded by the exons AATTTAGGAGTCCCCAAGCAGAAGGCGACTGAACACACCATGTCGGACAGAGGGCTTTTCAAGGCGGAGGTGATCTATATCAGTGACTGTGAAAAACGTGGAGCAGGGGACATGGTCCAACAGGAGACATATACTCGG TTGATATCGCCTCCTGATCACACAACAACACCCCAGACCCCTCCCCCTATAAATACCCAGCCAGAAAATACAGTCCACCATTTTGTATCCGGGCCCGCTACTATGGAAACAGCTGTTAACAAACACCAGGGCATTTCTCAGCAGCAGTGGCACAACACCCCTGTGGGTGCTGAGGTCAGCTTGGATCTCTTTTTAAATAGAGAGTCTGACTCAGACGAGAGACTAAGCCCCACTAACTCCACAGACCTGTTTCCTGCTTCTTCCAAGAGCCAGAGTCAGGAGTCCATCCTCTCTGAGAGTTGGGACAAAGACAGGAGCTGGTCAGCACTGCAAATGTCCCCTGAGACGTCTTGCGCGGTGTCCCCGTGCTCCTCAGTGAGATCTGGCATGTTCACCCCCTCTGTTGTGCGAGTCAAGAGGCACTCCCTAGAACCTGGCTCCAGTTTAGTCCACATGCCGCCAACCTGCCTCTCACCAACTTATTGTGCAAGTCCCTCCTCgtccccctgtcccctgtccccccgCTCCCGCCACAGGCCCCCTCCCACGCGACTCTCCCTGCTAACAGCTATCCTCCGAAAGGGCCGCCTGCCAGTCCTGTCCCCTACTCTGACTCTACAGAGACCCTACTCCCCCTGCTGGCCCATTCACCATGGGACTTCCTGTAACGCCTGCTCTGCAGCCTCCAGTGTGGCCTCTATTCCTCTGGAGGTGTTCTCATCCAGGGCCCAGTCCTCAGCCTCCATACACAGCCCAGCTCAGAGTTACCATCACAGGGATGGATGTGTGTTAGATTCCCTTAGATCTGTCAATGCACCCCTGTCCATAGAGTCTAAGGAGCTTTCCACCTCATGGAGAATGGTTGGCCCTCACAGCCCACCATTAAGACACTCAGAAAAACTGAAATCAAACAATGGAATTATCTCTGAGAGGGTCACCTCCCCCTCTTATCGAAGCCTTGTGGCGTCACCAGTCCCACCGTTGTCTCAAGCGTTCCCTCAGCACCTCCCCAAACCAGTAGACCACACCAACGTTCCAAGTCCACCTCTGTACTCATCACACTCACGATTCAGACGTCTGTTTCCTGAGCCACTCGACAACTCAGTTAACTCAAGACCTAACTCACTGTCGCCTGAGCCGAAACCAGTTAAGAACCAGGGGGCTTCTGTGCCCCAAGATTCAAATCAACCCCTGTATTCGTCACACTCAAGACTTAAATGTCTGTCTCCTAATCCAGCTTACAACCAGGGGACCTCTGCATGTCAACCTCTTTACTCATCCTTCTCAAAGCTCAGCTCATCGCCTCCCGGAATAGTAAACTCCTCATCAAACTCAACACTCGACTCACTGTCTCCCGGACCAGTAAACACCTCTTCAAACTCAACACTTGACACACTGTCTGCTGAACCTAAACCAGTTAGCAAGAACCTTGTACAAGCTCTGAATTCTCACCTACAATCAAAGCTCACCTTTCTGTCTTCTGCACCTGCTAATAACCAGGAGACCTTTAAGGCCCTTGATACGTCTACACCTGAAGTTTCCTCCATGGGAACCTCTAACAATCGGGGGATTTCTATGGGGACCCTTAACACACGGGGGACCGCAAGGCCCCAAGTTTGGAGTCCACTGCCCTACTCATGTCTTTCCAGGTCtcctaaacctctctctctctcctgctgtgccCCAGAGGGCCATCTTTCTGCCTCATCCCACTCACCCAGTGGCATAGTTTCCTCTGCACAGAGGTACACAGATACAATATCACCAACCCCATTACAGAACGGCCTGAAAACACCTCCACACTCGATGCTGCAACTCGGTGTCTCCCCAGCTCACAGAGCTTTCCACCTCACTCCCACCCTCTACACATCCCCAGGATGTCCATCACCTAAGCTCCCCACTCCCCCCTCTACACCCGACCGTTtcaccctctccccttctcctgcGCCCCCGACCCGCGACCttactccgtctccctctctctccctgcgctCTACGCCCTCTCCATGCCTATGGAGGGAGATGTCAGACTCCATTGATACAAAAAGAAAG CCACACAAGATCAAGTTAAGCTATAAAGCCCTCGCTGCAATTCCCACAAACATCGTTCTGTTGGACCAGCAG GCAATTGATGATCAAGTGCACAAAGAAGGAGATTCACAGGACCCAGTGGACAGATGTAAGAAAGAGGACACACATGCAGAG ATGTGTTCCCCTGCACAGTTGCGAAAGCAGTCAGAAGATCTGTACGCTGCCATAGACGAAGTGTTAGAGGACCCCATTCCAATG CGCCAAGCATCTCCTGCTCTCGCATACTCCAGGGAATCAATGGACAAATGTGCACCAAAG CGATACACCTCATTGCCAAGGTCATTGGGACGTGAAACGAAATAT GCAACCTTCAACCTACAACGGTCTGTTGAGAGAAAACTGGCAGACAACTATAAG ACCAAGCCTGGCGTAATTCGACCTGCCAATATTATCCCAAGATTGCCAGAGGAAAATGATGATGAAGCGTTTCATCCAAACCCCTTCAAACAATATCTGGACGAGTTGACTGTCAATGACCAGAACAAG TCTACTCACCCGTTTGTGACAATCCATGAGAATGAGGCGCTGATGTCCAAAAAG CTTGATAACACACTTTTGGGAAAGATGGGGGCAGATGGCAGCATAAGCTCTGGCAACCTGGCCTTGAACACAGAGAAGAACAGTGAGAATAACTCAACAACAGAAGAGGAAGACAACATCTCAATCTCCTCACTGCTGATTACTGAATCCGAGGAGCCGAAAGCTAACCCTGCAAAAGATGGATCCTGGCAAAGTGGTGCGACCTCTTTCAACCTTACCAAGGTAAAGATGGAAGCCTTTGAGACGCACATTTAA
- the LOC139376919 gene encoding uncharacterized protein isoform X11, with amino-acid sequence MDPCNPESISPLPGHKQCLDVEKSDSSNESQGKVSEEEVSSKLIFYTFVPVLKTLPIKITLTEAVKTGLLTGKPNKNLGVPKQKATEHTMSDRGLFKAEVIYISDCEKRGAGDMVQQETYTRPHKIKLSYKALAAIPTNIVLLDQQAIDDQVHKEGDSQDPVDRCKKEDTHAEMCSPAQLRKQSEDLYAAIDEVLEDPIPMRQASPALAYSRESMDKCAPKRYTSLPRSLGRETKYATFNLQRSVERKLADNYKTKPGVIRPANIIPRLPEENDDEAFHPNPFKQYLDELTVNDQNKSTHPFVTIHENEALMSKKLDNTLLGKMGADGSISSGNLALNTEKNSENNSTTEEEDNISISSLLITESEEPKANPAKDGSWQSGATSFNLTKVKMEAFETHI; translated from the exons GTCTCAGAAGAAGAAGTGTCATCCAAGCTTATTTTTTATACGTTTGTGCCGGTGCTGAAGACATTGCCAATTAAAATCACGCTCACAGAGGCTGTGAAAACAGGACTACTCACAGGCAAACCAAATAAG AATTTAGGAGTCCCCAAGCAGAAGGCGACTGAACACACCATGTCGGACAGAGGGCTTTTCAAGGCGGAGGTGATCTATATCAGTGACTGTGAAAAACGTGGAGCAGGGGACATGGTCCAACAGGAGACATATACTCGG CCACACAAGATCAAGTTAAGCTATAAAGCCCTCGCTGCAATTCCCACAAACATCGTTCTGTTGGACCAGCAG GCAATTGATGATCAAGTGCACAAAGAAGGAGATTCACAGGACCCAGTGGACAGATGTAAGAAAGAGGACACACATGCAGAG ATGTGTTCCCCTGCACAGTTGCGAAAGCAGTCAGAAGATCTGTACGCTGCCATAGACGAAGTGTTAGAGGACCCCATTCCAATG CGCCAAGCATCTCCTGCTCTCGCATACTCCAGGGAATCAATGGACAAATGTGCACCAAAG CGATACACCTCATTGCCAAGGTCATTGGGACGTGAAACGAAATAT GCAACCTTCAACCTACAACGGTCTGTTGAGAGAAAACTGGCAGACAACTATAAG ACCAAGCCTGGCGTAATTCGACCTGCCAATATTATCCCAAGATTGCCAGAGGAAAATGATGATGAAGCGTTTCATCCAAACCCCTTCAAACAATATCTGGACGAGTTGACTGTCAATGACCAGAACAAG TCTACTCACCCGTTTGTGACAATCCATGAGAATGAGGCGCTGATGTCCAAAAAG CTTGATAACACACTTTTGGGAAAGATGGGGGCAGATGGCAGCATAAGCTCTGGCAACCTGGCCTTGAACACAGAGAAGAACAGTGAGAATAACTCAACAACAGAAGAGGAAGACAACATCTCAATCTCCTCACTGCTGATTACTGAATCCGAGGAGCCGAAAGCTAACCCTGCAAAAGATGGATCCTGGCAAAGTGGTGCGACCTCTTTCAACCTTACCAAGGTAAAGATGGAAGCCTTTGAGACGCACATTTAA
- the LOC139376919 gene encoding muscular LMNA-interacting protein isoform X1, translated as MDPCNPESISPLPGHKQCLDVEKSDSSNESQGKVSEEEVSSKLIFYTFVPVLKTLPIKITLTEAVKTGLLTGKPNKNLGVPKQKATEHTMSDRGLFKAEVIYISDCEKRGAGDMVQQETYTRLISPPDHTTTPQTPPPINTQPENTVHHFVSGPATMETAVNKHQGISQQQWHNTPVGAEVSLDLFLNRESDSDERLSPTNSTDLFPASSKSQSQESILSESWDKDRSWSALQMSPETSCAVSPCSSVRSGMFTPSVVRVKRHSLEPGSSLVHMPPTCLSPTYCASPSSSPCPLSPRSRHRPPPTRLSLLTAILRKGRLPVLSPTLTLQRPYSPCWPIHHGTSCNACSAASSVASIPLEVFSSRAQSSASIHSPAQSYHHRDGCVLDSLRSVNAPLSIESKELSTSWRMVGPHSPPLRHSEKLKSNNGIISERVTSPSYRSLVASPVPPLSQAFPQHLPKPVDHTNVPSPPLYSSHSRFRRLFPEPLDNSVNSRPNSLSPEPKPVKNQGASVPQDSNQPLYSSHSRLKCLSPNPAYNQGTSACQPLYSSFSKLSSSPPGIVNSSSNSTLDSLSPGPVNTSSNSTLDTLSAEPKPVSKNLVQALNSHLQSKLTFLSSAPANNQETFKALDTSTPEVSSMGTSNNRGISMGTLNTRGTARPQVWSPLPYSCLSRSPKPLSLSCCAPEGHLSASSHSPSGIVSSAQRYTDTISPTPLQNGLKTPPHSMLQLGVSPAHRAFHLTPTLYTSPGCPSPKLPTPPSTPDRFTLSPSPAPPTRDLTPSPSLSLRSTPSPCLWREMSDSIDTKRKPHKIKLSYKALAAIPTNIVLLDQQAIDDQVHKEGDSQDPVDRCKKEDTHAEMCSPAQLRKQSEDLYAAIDEVLEDPIPMRQASPALAYSRESMDKCAPKRYTSLPRSLGRETKYATFNLQRSVERKLADNYKTKPGVIRPANIIPRLPEENDDEAFHPNPFKQYLDELTVNDQNKSTHPFVTIHENEALMSKKLDNTLLGKMGADGSISSGNLALNTEKNSENNSTTEEEDNISISSLLITESEEPKANPAKDGSWQSGATSFNLTKVKMEAFETHI; from the exons GTCTCAGAAGAAGAAGTGTCATCCAAGCTTATTTTTTATACGTTTGTGCCGGTGCTGAAGACATTGCCAATTAAAATCACGCTCACAGAGGCTGTGAAAACAGGACTACTCACAGGCAAACCAAATAAG AATTTAGGAGTCCCCAAGCAGAAGGCGACTGAACACACCATGTCGGACAGAGGGCTTTTCAAGGCGGAGGTGATCTATATCAGTGACTGTGAAAAACGTGGAGCAGGGGACATGGTCCAACAGGAGACATATACTCGG TTGATATCGCCTCCTGATCACACAACAACACCCCAGACCCCTCCCCCTATAAATACCCAGCCAGAAAATACAGTCCACCATTTTGTATCCGGGCCCGCTACTATGGAAACAGCTGTTAACAAACACCAGGGCATTTCTCAGCAGCAGTGGCACAACACCCCTGTGGGTGCTGAGGTCAGCTTGGATCTCTTTTTAAATAGAGAGTCTGACTCAGACGAGAGACTAAGCCCCACTAACTCCACAGACCTGTTTCCTGCTTCTTCCAAGAGCCAGAGTCAGGAGTCCATCCTCTCTGAGAGTTGGGACAAAGACAGGAGCTGGTCAGCACTGCAAATGTCCCCTGAGACGTCTTGCGCGGTGTCCCCGTGCTCCTCAGTGAGATCTGGCATGTTCACCCCCTCTGTTGTGCGAGTCAAGAGGCACTCCCTAGAACCTGGCTCCAGTTTAGTCCACATGCCGCCAACCTGCCTCTCACCAACTTATTGTGCAAGTCCCTCCTCgtccccctgtcccctgtccccccgCTCCCGCCACAGGCCCCCTCCCACGCGACTCTCCCTGCTAACAGCTATCCTCCGAAAGGGCCGCCTGCCAGTCCTGTCCCCTACTCTGACTCTACAGAGACCCTACTCCCCCTGCTGGCCCATTCACCATGGGACTTCCTGTAACGCCTGCTCTGCAGCCTCCAGTGTGGCCTCTATTCCTCTGGAGGTGTTCTCATCCAGGGCCCAGTCCTCAGCCTCCATACACAGCCCAGCTCAGAGTTACCATCACAGGGATGGATGTGTGTTAGATTCCCTTAGATCTGTCAATGCACCCCTGTCCATAGAGTCTAAGGAGCTTTCCACCTCATGGAGAATGGTTGGCCCTCACAGCCCACCATTAAGACACTCAGAAAAACTGAAATCAAACAATGGAATTATCTCTGAGAGGGTCACCTCCCCCTCTTATCGAAGCCTTGTGGCGTCACCAGTCCCACCGTTGTCTCAAGCGTTCCCTCAGCACCTCCCCAAACCAGTAGACCACACCAACGTTCCAAGTCCACCTCTGTACTCATCACACTCACGATTCAGACGTCTGTTTCCTGAGCCACTCGACAACTCAGTTAACTCAAGACCTAACTCACTGTCGCCTGAGCCGAAACCAGTTAAGAACCAGGGGGCTTCTGTGCCCCAAGATTCAAATCAACCCCTGTATTCGTCACACTCAAGACTTAAATGTCTGTCTCCTAATCCAGCTTACAACCAGGGGACCTCTGCATGTCAACCTCTTTACTCATCCTTCTCAAAGCTCAGCTCATCGCCTCCCGGAATAGTAAACTCCTCATCAAACTCAACACTCGACTCACTGTCTCCCGGACCAGTAAACACCTCTTCAAACTCAACACTTGACACACTGTCTGCTGAACCTAAACCAGTTAGCAAGAACCTTGTACAAGCTCTGAATTCTCACCTACAATCAAAGCTCACCTTTCTGTCTTCTGCACCTGCTAATAACCAGGAGACCTTTAAGGCCCTTGATACGTCTACACCTGAAGTTTCCTCCATGGGAACCTCTAACAATCGGGGGATTTCTATGGGGACCCTTAACACACGGGGGACCGCAAGGCCCCAAGTTTGGAGTCCACTGCCCTACTCATGTCTTTCCAGGTCtcctaaacctctctctctctcctgctgtgccCCAGAGGGCCATCTTTCTGCCTCATCCCACTCACCCAGTGGCATAGTTTCCTCTGCACAGAGGTACACAGATACAATATCACCAACCCCATTACAGAACGGCCTGAAAACACCTCCACACTCGATGCTGCAACTCGGTGTCTCCCCAGCTCACAGAGCTTTCCACCTCACTCCCACCCTCTACACATCCCCAGGATGTCCATCACCTAAGCTCCCCACTCCCCCCTCTACACCCGACCGTTtcaccctctccccttctcctgcGCCCCCGACCCGCGACCttactccgtctccctctctctccctgcgctCTACGCCCTCTCCATGCCTATGGAGGGAGATGTCAGACTCCATTGATACAAAAAGAAAG CCACACAAGATCAAGTTAAGCTATAAAGCCCTCGCTGCAATTCCCACAAACATCGTTCTGTTGGACCAGCAG GCAATTGATGATCAAGTGCACAAAGAAGGAGATTCACAGGACCCAGTGGACAGATGTAAGAAAGAGGACACACATGCAGAG ATGTGTTCCCCTGCACAGTTGCGAAAGCAGTCAGAAGATCTGTACGCTGCCATAGACGAAGTGTTAGAGGACCCCATTCCAATG CGCCAAGCATCTCCTGCTCTCGCATACTCCAGGGAATCAATGGACAAATGTGCACCAAAG CGATACACCTCATTGCCAAGGTCATTGGGACGTGAAACGAAATAT GCAACCTTCAACCTACAACGGTCTGTTGAGAGAAAACTGGCAGACAACTATAAG ACCAAGCCTGGCGTAATTCGACCTGCCAATATTATCCCAAGATTGCCAGAGGAAAATGATGATGAAGCGTTTCATCCAAACCCCTTCAAACAATATCTGGACGAGTTGACTGTCAATGACCAGAACAAG TCTACTCACCCGTTTGTGACAATCCATGAGAATGAGGCGCTGATGTCCAAAAAG CTTGATAACACACTTTTGGGAAAGATGGGGGCAGATGGCAGCATAAGCTCTGGCAACCTGGCCTTGAACACAGAGAAGAACAGTGAGAATAACTCAACAACAGAAGAGGAAGACAACATCTCAATCTCCTCACTGCTGATTACTGAATCCGAGGAGCCGAAAGCTAACCCTGCAAAAGATGGATCCTGGCAAAGTGGTGCGACCTCTTTCAACCTTACCAAGGTAAAGATGGAAGCCTTTGAGACGCACATTTAA